One segment of Argiope bruennichi chromosome 11, qqArgBrue1.1, whole genome shotgun sequence DNA contains the following:
- the LOC129956592 gene encoding uncharacterized protein LOC129956592, producing the protein MRSGDLLVEVNSRKQAQQIQKLKALGNIPITVSPHQSLNTSKGVITCGELLNVPIDIIKSEMKPQGVIDVRRITIRRNGQLLETKHHILTFQTPKLPEFVYAGYIRRPVRPYIPNPLRCFQCQRFGHSKVNCRGSLTCARCAEKGHDSQECSTQEKCVNCKGDHPSFSRSCPSWQLEKQVITIKIKEDLSYPEARRRVQAQTPTPGKSYASVVQNTFCANCSCNNCVKFHTDSKPPENIRNSDSEHSRNSTLDRPKKPQKKSKKKLQNSLTLKLAKRGISKQELPLKLKKSASKNSVALGLATQGIVHKDLSSIFGGMPKSPDRLSLHPSDEDEDLHMSCEVSATLPHAPINLPAISNS; encoded by the coding sequence ATGCGCTCTGGTGACTTGCTTGTTGAGGTGAATTCTCGTAAGCAAGCCCagcagattcaaaaattaaaagcactgGGAAATATACCAATAACTGTAAGTCCTCACCAGTCGTTGAATACCTCTAAAGGTGTCATTACCTGCGGGGAACTCTTAAATGTCCccatagatataataaaatcagaaatgaaaccGCAAGGAGTTATAGATGTCCGCCGCATCACTATACGGCGTAATGGACAACTCCTTGAAACAAAACATCACATCTTAACGTTTCAGACACCCAAACTACCAGAATTTGTTTACGCAGGTTATATACGACGCCCAGTAAGGCCGTACATTCCGAACCCACTTAGATGCTTTCAGTGCCAGCGATTTGGCCATTCTAAAGTTAATTGCCGCGGGTCTTTAACATGTGCCCGCTGTGCAgaaaaagggcatgatagccaggAATGTTCCACACAGGAAAAGTGTGTGAACTGTAAAGGCGATCACCCTTCCTTTTCTCGATCATGCCCCAGCTGGCAGCTTGAAAAAcaagtaataacaataaaaatcaaagaagatCTTTCATATCCCGAAGCCAGGCGTAGAGTTCAAGCACAAACTCCTACTCCTGGTAAAAGTTACGCTTCTGTTGTTCAGAACACCTTTTGCGCAAACTGTTCGTGtaataattgtgtaaaatttcaCACTGATTCAAAACCACCTGAAAATATTAGGAATTCTGATTCTGAACATTCTAGGAATAGTACACTTGACAGACCCAAGAAACCACAAAAGAAAtcgaagaaaaaattgcaaaactcgcTGACGTTAAAGTTAGCAAAACGCGGTATTTCGAAACAAGAACtgcctttaaaattgaaaaagtcggCTTCTAAAAATTCCGTCGCTTTAGGACTTGCGACGCAGGGTATAGTCCACAAGGACTTGTCGTCCATATTTGGTGGCATGCCCAAAAGTCCAGATCGCCTTTCTCTCCATCCATCAGATGAGGATGAGGATTTGCACATGAGTTGTGAGGTTTCCGCAACTCTACCACATGCGCCTATTAACTTGCCTGCAATCTCAaattcttaa